The Tenebrio molitor chromosome 2, icTenMoli1.1, whole genome shotgun sequence DNA segment AATCacctctaatttttttattatctaaaCAGACCTCTTCATATTTTAGCGTCAGCTTGGTATTAATGCTTTTTTCTCTGGCAAGTTCTCTTTCGACTCTTTCTTGTTTTTCTAATAACCTTTCCAATCGGATTtgttgtttagaaaaattagattttcttAATTCGACAGTCTCAGAAACAAAGGACGGTATATTGGCCCAAATATTATTATCTGTCTGTGTACTTTTGTCAATAGGATTTatttcattcaattttttgagCAAATTCGcattcaataatttttcatgATGAAGACTGGCTTTCGCCGTTTTCAATTCGTTAGTTAACCCATAAATTACCTGATCCTTTTCTGCATTTTTATCAGTGTCGAAATTGCTGTTGATTTCTTTCCTTAATTCAGCtgttacattttcttcaagtGGAACACAATTTAACTGTTCCTCCTTTTGTTCCTCTAGATTGATTAATTCGTCATCAACTAGGACACTTTTAAACTCGTTCCCACTTCCACTCTccttttgtttctttttcatACTGTGTAGTTCTCTTTGTAAAGTATCTATAATTTCGTCTTTTTCCTGCAGTTTAATCATCAAACCACCACATTCATCTTTATAATCTCGTAATGATTCATTGTCATTTGACACTTGCTTTAAATTTTGCCACAGACTATTTTTAATTCCTTCTTGATCTTTGAGCAATTCATACAAGCGTTTTACTTCGTCAACTTCATGTATTTTCTCTGAAGAAATATCTGCCAATTCTTCTTTTAAACTCTTATGAGGACTTCGCAATATTGCAATCACaccaaaattagaaaataattcaGAACCACTGCAACTGCTACTTTCGGTTGAAGAACTGTTAAGATCAAGCTGTTTTAAGTTTGGCAATGGACCGCTCAAAGAAGGGCTGACTGGATTCGCCAGTTGATTCAACAATTTCGGCGTGttaaaaacatgtttaaaatTGGCATTGTGTGCATTCCCATTTAAAATTGCTTTATCGTTAAGACAGCTGTCCTCTTGTAATAAACACTCCAAATCTCGTATTCTTTGTTTAAGAAGTTTGCGTTCGTTGACATAAAAAGTTACAAGTTCCGTTTTTTCATCCAACTGAGATTTTATAACATCAGTTACTTCCACAAGTGTGGAAATTTCTGACTCTTTTATGTCGAGACAATCTTTCATGtcatttattgtttttcttcCCTCTTGGTTGATTTTTTCCAATGttcgtaatttattttttaagtgctgattctaaaaatattaataaaaacagattTCTACGAACAGCAACtacatattatattatatattaATAATAGGTAGAGGAATAATTACATGAACGAGGTATTCGAAAAAAGTACCTACTATACTTATCACGTTCTATTAAAAGTTACTGGTGGCAAACTGAATTAGTGCATATTGTGcaagttatttttataatattaagTGCATGAAGTGAGTGTTTTTtatgcatgaaaaggtcttttacgccgagacgcaggtcgaggcagtaaTGCATTTgaatgcacataaaacatcttcacgcacgaaatataatagttatttttatatgcgtgaagtgagtgttttttgttcatgaaaaatacattttaactCTACATTCTTAACAGAAATCTAgcttaatttttgcaaaatgaaaatttaggaATCAAACATCTTTGGTTCTTGTTATTTAATATGTTATACCTATTTGACcatgtcatatttaattaaaaaaacatcattaCCTCATTGTCAAGTTGGTTAACTTGAACTAAATGAGTTTGTAgttgttttttataataagaTAGCATTTTTTCCAGCTGTTCATACTTTTTATTAATCACATAggttttttctttctcttccTCGATGCTGGATATTGTCATAACAAGTTGTTCACTGGCAAGTTGTTCTCTACAACATTAACTTAAACTTTAtgacaatgaaataataaagagAATTTACTGATGTGATTTCTGTAGAGTGTTTATGTCATCCAACAAAGACTCATTTTGGTCCTCACAAATTGTCAGCTGTTGTTTAACTAAATCCAATTCTGCTGTTGTTTTAGCTAACTGGTGTTGTAATTTATGGACTTGGTCTTCTAAAGTCATTTCACTAGCTAAAATGGTTGCATGAATGTTTATACTTTTAGACAAAACAAAGGAAtacttttattattgttgttaaaatGAGACTCACAAAAAATTTGTGTGGCATTGGGATTTAAAAACTGATTAaagctataaaaaaaattaattgaaaaaaaacaattttcgttttattcTTGTCCAATATACTTGGTAGGAAATTCTGAAAAACCATTATCAACGCCGTCCCCTTGAATATTAGCAATCCAGTCGTCCATCACTTTTTGGAAGAACACATAGTCAACATTGGGATTGATACTGTCAGGATCaagttgtttttgtaattcatcTAGTTCAGCCCTGAAACACCTCCAGCAGTTAGCAAACAAGAGCTACGGTGTTTGTACTTACGGATTATTCGGCATGTAAGGTTTAATAAATTCGATTAAACACGAAACCGGAACACAATTCGTATTTTTTTGGTCGCAAGATTTGAAGATACATTGCACAATATCCATTTTTACAAATCTCAACCAAACAACCTCCCTAATTTAagtaaactaatttttaacGATACATACTTCGCTACGTATTGCACGTTTCAACTCTATTAACAAAAAACTAGTCGTATCAAcgaaaaagtggaaaaaactgaaaaagtcGTTTTCAAGCGTTTAAAATgtgaatttattgccaaccgTAGAATCACAGAGGAACCAGATGGATTTTGTCTTATTTTATCTGtggttggaaaaaattaaaaaaattatttcgaatttgctcttaaaaaatttaataacaaatatagCCATACTCGttatcacgttttttttttaatctttacaATCACAAAATTCACAAGTGTCTCACACGTGCTTATAATTCCGTTTTTATGTCCCGTCGAACataacaatttcaatttttgagaatgaaatattttaaacctaGATATATACACGTGGTAGTACGCATAACAatttcaagtatttttttttatgttatacgtagacattataaaatgttatttcttTTCAATGTAACAGCAGCAATGTAACAACTCTTGTAGAAAATCTCGTATATGGCTACAAAATTCATttgagttttaaaaattcctaGGCCGAAAGAAATGTACAGTATGTTCAAATAAACTGGGACAACTGTTTTaacgtactattccggacacggaatcttggccacgactgacatttaactgacaaataccgggtgatcaagaaggactgtttaagttggcagtacaattgagaaaaatttttaattcggttatttataacactgcaaccggatatgttttgttggtttatttgacaaatatctgatgtaggtatagcattaacaacgacaagccatcaacaaccgaaagttactcctgttatacgatttaaaatacaattcagtgttaccaacttaaacagtccttcttgaccACTCCGTATATATAGTTGGAgagcgtttttaaattcatcgatGGATCAATCGGTGGAATCAGTTTTCTACCAAAACGTTGTTATATTACTGTTAGATTTATGTTGAGCTTAAGAAAACACGTTTCTTTATTcaccaaaaatttcatgttGGGCTCAACCAAAATTCACCTTTGCCATCTACAATGGGAGTTGGTTGTTTGGTGGACGAATAGTgggggaaatgtcaaaatagttTGTCGAAGTCaaactgtcaatgtcaaagCAAAGCGAgggaaaaactggaaaagtgCAACATTATTCACGTATCCTCTAATTTTTTCATGAGTCTTTCttctgtttaaaataatttcttcatcAGAGGAAGTTAATAAATCATCATCTGATGAATCTTCCAAAGGCATTGCAATCCGTTTTACCAATATTATGGTCCCAAGAAGACTAATGTCGCACATATTTATTCATATCATAATAATAGTCgccgaaaatgaaaaaatgtttaggttatgtttacacTTCAGGTGTCATGACATCAGCACCAGTCAGCACAGTCATCAGTTTTCCACCAAATCCGTTTCCCTATTCATCACATTTTTGCACAACATAAAtgttcaacacaaaaaaaacttatgattgacaGTCCACCAATGTTGAAATTCACCGCAAaaagttgatgaatttaaaaacgctaccttgatttcatataaatgttcatcaagtgagctgtgcatgtgtaaaagcacctttaatttagttacattacaaaagtcacatttatgaaggtcatgtccaataaatctatacttggtaaaaatacaaagacaaaaacaaataagaattactttaatttaatcagtaaaaagacgtaacattgcttttgaaatcagcaatgttaaaatggacaaaaaatgaaaaattggtcaaatcgggttcgcgcagagcaagcaactttgaaagtcaaagtcactagctttagctttaataccaacagaaaatcacattttcatggcttgcttagatgcacatttatatgaaattgagtatatgtgtgaactggcctttattgaatataacccaacttttgactcgataaagCCATTTCCCcacttttttgatgtcacaagaaaaacttcaaagtgatttttaataattgtcatttattaatgacactaatgattggtttacataatttttttagaaatgtctaaaaaaatgttggccaagattctgtgtccggaatagtaacTCGAACAGCCAAAATTTTAGTACTGTAAATCAAAGTCTACGTCAAACgatattgtcagtgtcaaaatcaATGCGAAaaatttggtttatttgaaattcaaaaacagactATAGCGCAACTTTTAAAAAACAGGATTTCGAAACGGGTAATTGCTGCTAAGGTTGTGTTGATGAACGTACCGTTTTATTGaacaaacaataaatcaaACCTATGCATACATaacctttattaaaaaagtgaTGTTTACACAActcaaattattaatttttggatCTGTTGTTCTGTCATCTGtgtacaagttttttttttttggccagcGACAGTAACTCTCAATTTCACTTGTTCATATAAATCTGGgactacattttatttttaaaaatattttggccaaaattaacaattcaatggttgttattttattatcattaggTATTAGGCATTTTGCGGTAAAATTGCTTTGAAAAGTATAATCACATACCTACAGTaaatcatttttgtaatgacgaactagctggaactttttttttgttagattttttacataataaataaaaattagacaGTTGGCAAAGctttaaattgtcatattaaataaatttaatttcactatacCTTACTTTGATTGCTTGTTTGATTGGCATATTAACTAGTTAATAGATATATGTTGATTGGGACCAGTTTTGACAGAACAAATGACGTtacccataacctaactttttaaaagcccaaattcgcggtaaaaacCATATATCTAAAACgtgtgttcacaagacaaaagttactagatttagtaactctagtttttcattacaaaaatgtatgtatataATAACTTTGACAAATAACTAAAATCTGCTATTTTTTCTGGCAGCCAAAAATTCATGGTAATGTTGTTCAATGTTCAGCTCACATTACCCtcgaaatataaaattgtcCCAGATTAATCTGAACATGACTGTATCTAAATAATActagttggttgcaaaaaaaaacgggaaatacatttttttctaatataaatttggttttgtccatttgttaattaattgtctacttgacaatttctatcaaataatttttttaaatgtcattgaattttgaccataattctaacctatatatctctcgtaagaaggtttcacactatgataaaattgtaaaaatgtcaatttccAACTGTACCtagttggtaaaaaaaaaacgggtcacgtaaaaaaaaacctgataccttcttacgagagataggttagaattatggtctaaattcattgacatttttaaaaattatttgataggcaTTGTCaaatagacaattaattgacaaatggacaaaaccaaatttacattaggaaaaggTTCATatcccattttttttaaatccaactGTACTATttcggacacggaatcttggccaacatttttttgacatttctaaaaaaaaatatgtaaaccaatcattagtgtcattaataaatgacaattattaaaaatcactttgaagtttttcttgtgacatcaaaaaatcaaggaaatggcattatcgagtcaaaagttgggttatattcgtggagggagaaaagactggagatggcactaattcaaataagtgtaccggcccgcgaaaactacagagtcataaaaggtttctgaatatagACGCTAGGCCAATCGCTTCCTTCGCCTTCCTTCGAGGCGCATTGTGGActgggtcataaaaggttgttgcacgtgcttttagagggttcggatttttaacatgggaagcataggaaatgccatctccagtcttttctccctccacggttATATTCAATTAAGGCAAAttaaggccagttcacacatatttgtcagttaaatgtcagttgggGCCAAGATTCCATGTCCCGAATAGTACCTCTGTCCGAAAATATGGTATACATTTATACatgtattttcaatttcaaacgTATAGGTAAGTACCTTATTTTCGGACAGAGGTAGTAATACgcttggattttttttttaagtaaattgTGAAGTAGATATAGAATTCACGAGTAAATTATATCATGTGTATTTCACTGCACAATATAGGTACAATGGAGCTTAATTCatggtaaaaatacaagtaTAAATGCTCAGTTCAAGTATGTATTGGACTCTCGTTACTACGTAAGTATTAATATTTACTCATATCACAAAAAGTAAGTGCCCATAACTGCTGCAAAATGTAATAAAGTAAATGTTATTGGAAGCTaacaaaagaatttaaaaaatattggtcGCTTTGGTATCGTAATTTCTGTGTAATGTCCGTTAAAAGTAAaatcattttataataaaaaaaaaacagagttgttttacaaatatCAGTAATgagttaaaacatttttttgtaatatattAATCACAAATGGCACAAAAATCTGTATATGCTCTACATAAGGATtatattaaatatgaaataatcGTATAAATATCCTGATTATGAATAGACTCcctaattagaaaaaaatatttaacattaaGACTTACCTattgtcttttaaaaattatacacaatCTTTTGAAAAAGAATGAATCGTACgaaaatatatgtatataatATATTTATACAAATCTGTTATCTTAATGGTAAAATGTCACACAtataattatgtacaaaacctttctttttggaaaattttcatacatGCAGCAAGGAACTTTTTCAAatcattaaataatttgaaaattgtatagtacattaaaataaatacaatttcagtattaaatttttctaatgagcgaaaaaaattgcatatgTAGTTCTACATACATGCCTTGGCATTGGACCATGCTGCAGGATAATTTTTGcacctttttaaaaaaaaggatgtACCAACTCTTTTCAATCGCAACAAATGTGGCACCAACGCAAAGGCAAGTACTATGCAAAATCACACAGAATCAGTATATTTAAAGTTGGCCCTAAcatatatttacaaaaataacaataaaaatgactGTTTATATGTACATTTGGCTATTAAAGataatgtcaaaaaatcaTATTATAAAACTAACGGGTTaaagtatatttaaaaaaaaaaaacagaagcaaatttggaaaatttatatACAACTTCCGTCATTAGTTCTTGCTTAATCAGCTGTCAATTGCACGATAGTTTTATGCTTTAAAGCTATAGATAGGTATTTAGTATCTTTTACACATGAAAAACcacacgattttttttattcgtttttttttttttctttttaatataGTGGGTGCcacaaaattcgcggaacaactcaatgggacaatgtcaactcatgttaggaaattatgagaaaaataataaaaaaatcctatcttttagatttgacgatatgggggctcaaaaggtgcagttTTGATcgcgtttattttaaatattaaaaaagattttgactatttgtcttttactagccagtggcagAATAATTCTGAACGACTGTGATTAcgtttgtaattattttcttcattatttccagcatttccaagtagtaattttatttatgtccgttttacctcaaataacgtatggcaacatgactttgatttttctctcatttccatcgatacaacaaaaatgaaatatttgcagacttttgggatacatagaatgtttttcaatgttgccacatttagtataacgaataggtccacaTCTTCTCCAAAAaggttgattttttttacatttttacctgacattttaatgactacttaataACACATTGCTAAGCTGTTCCGccaattttggggcacccagtatatatatattttttttctaaaacaacaaaatatttacccACAAAATATGTTATCAcacaacaaaataacaaaatcaaaagattgaaaattttctcaattgccgttttgtttttcatttaatagAGCGATATTTAAGATAAAAATCGTTTATttacatataaaaatattaatatagTTGTAACAAATGGAAGGCACGTGTCCGGTTTAACCGGCGTGTTTAGACAGATTCAACGGCATATCTGTAAAGAAACAATAACTCCATTACTACGTGGCTCATCTACACATTTGCCAATTTTAAGTGTAAAATTTAACGTGTCTTTTTTTTCCGAATTCACTCAAATCTGGCAAAAACATGCTAGAttaaaatcccaatttacacacctGTTATATTATCATCTCTGTGTTCCGAATCTCTGGGAGGATCAGTTGCCCAAGAACAAGATGGAGTATCGTGACGTATCGCTATGGGCATTGGAGGTGCATGGTACACAGGGGGCATCATATACCCTCTTCCGTACACACCCGGACCGTAATATGGTGGAAGAGTATATGGGTACATGTAGTGGGGTAGGTATGAAGAATGTGGATAAGGAAGGTACCCTCTCTTATCAGCCTgctgtaaaaaaatgtgtttgcaTAAGTATTATAATGTTAAGTAGAAACACTCGCTTCTTTtacatcattttaattttggagAGTCACATAATCTTGTTAAGCTCCCACGGAAGAGAAAAATTGTGCTATAACAATAccattttgtttgaaaaaaaaaaagttgggggtggttgcgcacttccgggaGCAGATATACAAAAACCATATACGTCAAAATGTGGggaaggaaaaataaaaattgacctgtttcggtattttttacaaaaattgcctATTTCCAAGTtacgaattttattccagttaaagtttccagcctgtatttgtcagtgtctatataatatgtcataccaaagttaacctatttgtgataaagccgtaattaaacgatacaaatttgtaaattttgacttatgtgattgtcatttttgtcccagttttatttgtccatcgactgtacataattatgtatgtatgtacaatcactttcaaaaaaatatgtacacttgctttcaaaactttcccgTACACCTATTTTTCGCTGTATTAAATCAGGGTTGTAATTAATCAAGTctgacatttaaacttttgaagtcaaaatggctcgactgacagagcaagacaaagttttccaaattagaagaggaGTGGTCCATAAGGAGTGTTGCTTCAAATAATAGGCTAAATAAAAGTACTGTTCTACAACTAATAAGTAAAGAAGAGGTGGGTGGGAACAAGGGATCGTGAGTAGAAGATagatcatatttttttaaattgctgtcaatgtcatctttaacctaagttaaaaattactcgttcacactgcttaaatttttcaaaatcgtcgttacttgattttgaatgtgtacgcgaaagttttgaaagcaagtgtacagctgaataaaaaaaacgagaaatgtcaaaaaatgacgttttttaatttttgtcataGTTTGAAAAAGGCTTTTAGAAATACGTTAGAATTATTTGACGGTATGtcagtttataaataaataattcaatgacatttttaaaaattatttgatagataATCTGTGCGATTCCATTTACACATTGTTATGATTTAGCGATCGTTATTTTAAcgatcgattttttaaaatgatttttaaaaagctTGCTGATTTCTTAGCGCAAGTTGATGATCTCTACAAGTATATATTTGCTAaattaacttgatttttttaaattttgattcggaagtgattttctaattttaaaaaaaaatatttaaaacaaccAATTTTCAATGTAACGATCCATATTATATATTATAACTATTtggaaacagaatcgcactaacTGTCAAGTAGagaattaattgacaaatatttaaaaccaaatttacattagaaaaaatttcatttcccgtttttttttttttaaattcagctgtatgtattttttttgtatctaCAATAGTTCAtgttttattgtcattatgactgatgtttcgaattgaattttgaagcttGTTTTCTAATCTATCAAAATTGTTAGAATGGAACCAATTTCTAACTTtaatgggccgtatgatttccctttcattaaagttaaggaacgtcgttaaattgttttgtctctgtctaacatagtGCTTGACATATACCctcactttgtctaatcaattatttagctaatgaaaggcttaacgaatgggaaatcatacggaGCAATGAAGTTAAATAATAACTCTTTTCCAAAATGGTAACTCTTCTAGGCGTATTTCGGAAATACTGGGTATTCCAAAAAGTACTATCAGTTACATCAAACAAAAATGGAGACAAATATGTACAAATTGACAGGCACGTCAAATGTTAGAAGTGAAGTTACTATTACTAAAGATCATTTCACAACTTTTACCAGTGAAATGACATTGGTGTAccaaattccgtggccgtcaCTGTACAATatgttcaacaaaaaaaaaagataaggggcggctataGAAAACAAAACTTCGTATTATCATAAACACCTCTGTTATATGGCGAATTACATGTAAAGCATCAAAATCAACTAGGTATATCCCCAATTCTGGTTTTCACAAATTCGCAATTACATATTGTTTGATGAAATTTAATTCGTGTTGTTTTAGCTATTTTGTAATGTACAAATGTATTCCTCCAAAGATCCACTAACTCAAATAACTGTGTAAATCTTAAAACTTTTCAACTTTATACAAAATGATTGGCTCATAATAATGATTATAATACATTAGGTACATTCGTTTTTTGTTTAAGAAGGAAAACATTTAGAttgttttttatgtaaatgcaAGTGGAATCAGACCATGTCAACCACTTGAACCGTATcagtttaaaagaaaaaaacattttaaacagAACAAAATCGTTGCATCAATTCTATGAGCGTTTTCACATAGAATGGTGAAATGTCTTAGCGATGATcagataataaaaagaaaGCCACTCACCGAGAGCTCGATGGAACGCAACCTGTCGACGCTTTCCGAATACCATCTATCTTCTGACGATGGCGAACAATACTGCGGCTGCGTCACAGTGTTGTTAAAGTGACTAGGGGAATTACTGGGTGATCGTCTAACATTACGATCCTCGGCCAGCAAGGACGTGATGCTATAGCTGCAATTACGTGTCAGCTTGACATCTTCCGTCGCCCCGTTTGCGCTAATCGGACTGCCGATTTTCGTCGTCGACTGATTCTGAGGTGTTTTGTTTCTACTCCTCTTCTGACACCCATCTTCTACTTGCACTTTGTCTTTTTCCATTTCCCGTAAAAACCTTTTCCTCGGTGATACGACGACGTCAGCGCGCACACCTCCACCGACCATCGAAGTCTTGTCCAAGAGGTTTTGAACGATGACGAGTAAAGAGGCACGTACACTCCGACTTTTACAATTGTTACTAGTCACACCATCTTTTGAAGTTCTTTCACTACACACTACGCGCACTTCTGTTTCTGAATTGGTGAAATAAGGACGTCTGCATTTTCGAATGGTGCTGTTTGTGCGCTTATGTTTTGGTCGCCAAAAATAGAACACCATTTCCTTAGACTGGTTTCGTCGCGGCGAAGACTGTTTCCAAGAGTGATCGCGTTGCCACGGTGACGACTGAATGGAACTATTGTCATCTGAAACTTGGATCACACACAAATTGAATATCTGATCTTAACAAGATCAGAAATGAGCAACAAAATCCACAGTAGGTTACTGATAAATCATCTAATTGATGGCAGAGAGCGTTTACTTGTGTAGATTCGAATGAAGACTTCATCAATGCATTgatgtaaatttttaaataccaaataaggttaaacaagAGTAATGATGCAAACTTAACAAACTGCAACCTGCATTCATGCTGTTTTTGTGTAATTACAAGTTATCAAATAACGTCATATTATGatgcctttaaagcacgcgcgacgagtttaagagcgcGCAAGTGCTTTacaggcccttataaacgtgtatcatatgctattttttattatacccgCATTACAATctcaaaattataacaaaaaaagtaaattgagaTACCTTTTctgaagtaatctgtgtcattaattgttgatatagaaatggtcaattgttgttgtttcgttgccatgtatatttaaataatagtatataatgtgtatttatcattgttcaaaatgtaggtgaatttgttgttacctaagcaacccttaagctttagcgttttaaaggccctttttcgcacgcattttagtgttaaaaacagggattatgtcaggtataataaaatatagtatattaaagtataagtGGATATTAAGGTCTTTAAAACACGGGCGATTTTTCGAGCACGAAAGCGCAGCTGGAGTGTTCGAAATAGAGCAAGCGTTTTAAAGACCTGTTATCCACGAATACtttacgatatttttttttttaatgttaaatgaGTTAACATTTAGACTTCACGTTTCTCCAGTCCTCTCAGGTTTGGTGATGTTTCCATGGAAAACGCGCGATGTTGCCATGGAAAAGAGCGTTTTTTAAAGTTCAATTTAAACACGCTCAGGCGTGTTTTaaatgagcaaaaaaaaaaaattgtttgtaaaaacatttaagaattaaaaaactCACCACTTAATGAAGCACTACTTTCTTGTCTGTAAGTGGGCGTCGAAGCTGCGGTGCCTTGTGGGGGCCAGAAAGTCTTCCTG contains these protein-coding regions:
- the LOC138123903 gene encoding putative leucine-rich repeat-containing protein DDB_G0290503 isoform X2, which encodes MDIVQCIFKSCDQKNTNCVPVSCLIEFIKPYMPNNPAELDELQKQLDPDSINPNVDYVFFQKVMDDWIANIQGDGVDNGFSEFPTNFNQFLNPNATQIFCESHFNNNNKTSEMTLEDQVHKLQHQLAKTTAELDLVKQQLTICEDQNESLLDDINTLQKSHQEQLASEQLVMTISSIEEEKEKTYVINKKYEQLEKMLSYYKKQLQTHLVQVNQLDNENQHLKNKLRTLEKINQEGRKTINDMKDCLDIKESEISTLVEVTDVIKSQLDEKTELVTFYVNERKLLKQRIRDLECLLQEDSCLNDKAILNGNAHNANFKHVFNTPKLLNQLANPVSPSLSGPLPNLKQLDLNSSSTESSSCSGSELFSNFGVIAILRSPHKSLKEELADISSEKIHEVDEVKRLYELLKDQEGIKNSLWQNLKQVSNDNESLRDYKDECGGLMIKLQEKDEIIDTLQRELHSMKKKQKESGSGNEFKSVLVDDELINLEEQKEEQLNCVPLEENVTAELRKEINSNFDTDKNAEKDQVIYGLTNELKTAKASLHHEKLLNANLLKKLNEINPIDKSTQTDNNIWANIPSFVSETVELRKSNFSKQQIRLERLLEKQERVERELAREKSINTKLTLKYEEVCLDNKKIRGDLDFYHDKTSQQAELIRDITTDKCLVSKNLESSEMEVMNLRGQCFGLEEEIKNLRIKNQILVENLRDTLNKLKTEHVVTTNLRIENEVRMSKQRQLEMKLKENFFQQANFKKYLADLKAENDITVAGLYDELTESKFEIRNLRKQMEISDTNLFLLRINEELESVTVNVFDCFKFSSAVDEDLLRQVDELVHLKHTFFCLENEMIILNKKINLFTSFCTTVVYKYLHLLSSSVLTENRSNDESHLELHDILMKEINDNSNEYHETAARDDDSFKTCDSETCTIQDVVEATSMGFDSFLDNLELGDVHLRQLSFKEMEEKFVTLASLLAVDVSTSANRYILKKERFTKLTVQYYEYLNCSIESLRKCSRFGKYETAITHMQLLKDISKEVLKTAVEHGVTQCEKRSGSFCKLVINYVAILSQENKKLKQTICDCQKLETKNLAPFSVNRSDESHFKSRGLILIFIFFLGLVVSLIFYIDQMCPKNSKRMCPIQWIMNLFIEETYSDNFPL
- the LOC138123903 gene encoding putative leucine-rich repeat-containing protein DDB_G0290503 isoform X1; translation: MDIVQCIFKSCDQKNTNCVPVSCLIEFIKPYMPNNPAELDELQKQLDPDSINPNVDYVFFQKVMDDWIANIQGDGVDNGFSEFPTNFNQFLNPNATQIFCESHFNNNNKTSEMTLEDQVHKLQHQLAKTTAELDLVKQQLTICEDQNESLLDDINTLQKSHQEQLASEQLVMTISSIEEEKEKTYVINKKYEQLEKMLSYYKKQLQTHLVQVNQLDNENQHLKNKLRTLEKINQEGRKTINDMKDCLDIKESEISTLVEVTDVIKSQLDEKTELVTFYVNERKLLKQRIRDLECLLQEDSCLNDKAILNGNAHNANFKHVFNTPKLLNQLANPVSPSLSGPLPNLKQLDLNSSSTESSSCSGSELFSNFGVIAILRSPHKSLKEELADISSEKIHEVDEVKRLYELLKDQEGIKNSLWQNLKQVSNDNESLRDYKDECGGLMIKLQEKDEIIDTLQRELHSMKKKQKESGSGNEFKSVLVDDELINLEEQKEEQLNCVPLEENVTAELRKEINSNFDTDKNAEKDQVIYGLTNELKTAKASLHHEKLLNANLLKKLNEINPIDKSTQTDNNIWANIPSFVSETVELRKSNFSKQQIRLERLLEKQERVERELAREKSINTKLTLKYEEVCLDNKKIRGDLDFYHDKTSQQAELIRDITTDKCLVSKNLESSEMEVMNLRGQCFGLEEEIKNLRIKNQILVENLRDTLNKLKTEHVVTTNLRIENEVRMSKQRQLEMKLKENFFQQANFKKYLADLKAENDITVAGLYDELTESKFEIRNLRKQMEISDTNLFLLRINEELESIIFSVTVNVFDCFKFSSAVDEDLLRQVDELVHLKHTFFCLENEMIILNKKINLFTSFCTTVVYKYLHLLSSSVLTENRSNDESHLELHDILMKEINDNSNEYHETAARDDDSFKTCDSETCTIQDVVEATSMGFDSFLDNLELGDVHLRQLSFKEMEEKFVTLASLLAVDVSTSANRYILKKERFTKLTVQYYEYLNCSIESLRKCSRFGKYETAITHMQLLKDISKEVLKTAVEHGVTQCEKRSGSFCKLVINYVAILSQENKKLKQTICDCQKLETKNLAPFSVNRSDESHFKSRGLILIFIFFLGLVVSLIFYIDQMCPKNSKRMCPIQWIMNLFIEETYSDNFPL